From Herbiconiux flava, one genomic window encodes:
- a CDS encoding MFS transporter — translation MTSPSYPVVDVLRTRHTGYLLATSLLGRLPGAMAALAIVQLVRSTSGDFAFAGLITAVYVIAGAVGQPLLGRLIDRLGQVAVLTVSGILSFLAFTGMALTLEPLPGLAVALAAAAGVFTPPLEPALRALWPRLVAPGPQLKAAFSLDAGAQEIIFIVGPLLTVVGIAVFGPVGNLLFAGALGLVGAVAFVLDAVPRAASTSRGSGGPRHPGVRSPILIPAVARVAVFTFGIGVPVGALTIVATASEAARSNEGLAGWMLAVNALGALVGATVVGIRPLGSTPARLLTVCGVLLAVGYLPLAATALPTWAYIAVAGISGLMLPPTLGQVFERISQLSPAAALTEANGWVVSAMTLGVGAGTLVAGAVVGAAGTSMVAWIVLGASTLTALLSLVALPGRAAVPTDLPVNIARQ, via the coding sequence GTGACCAGCCCGAGCTACCCCGTCGTCGACGTCCTGCGAACCAGGCACACGGGGTACCTGCTCGCGACGTCGCTGCTCGGTCGCCTCCCCGGCGCCATGGCCGCCCTCGCGATCGTGCAGCTCGTGCGCTCCACCAGCGGCGACTTCGCCTTCGCCGGCCTCATCACCGCCGTCTACGTCATCGCCGGCGCGGTGGGCCAGCCGCTTCTCGGACGACTGATCGACCGTCTCGGGCAGGTCGCTGTTCTGACCGTCAGCGGCATCCTGAGCTTTCTCGCCTTCACCGGCATGGCGCTGACCCTCGAACCGCTGCCGGGGCTGGCCGTGGCGCTCGCCGCAGCCGCCGGGGTGTTCACGCCGCCGCTCGAGCCGGCGCTGCGGGCGCTGTGGCCGCGGCTCGTGGCGCCCGGCCCGCAGCTGAAGGCGGCCTTCAGCCTGGATGCGGGCGCCCAGGAGATCATCTTCATCGTCGGCCCGCTGCTCACCGTGGTCGGCATCGCGGTGTTCGGCCCGGTCGGCAACCTGCTGTTCGCGGGCGCGCTCGGGTTGGTCGGAGCGGTCGCCTTCGTTCTCGACGCCGTCCCGCGCGCGGCCTCGACGAGCCGGGGCAGCGGTGGCCCCCGGCATCCCGGCGTGCGTTCGCCCATCCTCATCCCGGCGGTCGCGCGGGTGGCCGTGTTCACGTTCGGCATCGGCGTGCCCGTCGGCGCGCTGACCATCGTCGCGACGGCGTCCGAGGCGGCCCGCTCGAACGAGGGGCTGGCGGGGTGGATGCTCGCCGTGAACGCCCTCGGAGCCCTCGTCGGGGCGACCGTCGTCGGCATCCGTCCGCTCGGTTCCACGCCGGCGCGCCTCCTTACCGTGTGCGGTGTGCTCCTCGCCGTCGGCTACCTCCCGCTCGCCGCGACCGCACTTCCCACCTGGGCGTACATCGCCGTGGCCGGCATCTCGGGGCTGATGCTCCCGCCGACCCTAGGCCAGGTCTTCGAGCGGATCTCGCAGCTCAGCCCTGCCGCGGCCCTCACCGAGGCGAACGGCTGGGTCGTGAGCGCCATGACCCTCGGGGTCGGGGCGGGCACCCTCGTGGCCGGCGCGGTCGTCGGGGCGGCCGGCACGTCGATGGTGGCGTGGATCGTCCTCGGCGCGTCGACCCTCACCGCTCTGCTGTCTCTGGTCGCGCTGCCCGGCAGAGCGGCCGTCCCGACGGATCTTCCCGTGAACATCGCGCGCCAGTAG
- a CDS encoding dihydrofolate reductase family protein, which produces MRSLHYGINITLDGCVHHEAGIAPDEESMRYWTAQIDRADALLYGRVTYEMMESAWRRPASGGWPDWMSESDIPFAESIDRTKKYVVSSNLDEVDWNAELVRGDLEQAVRRLKEEPGESLSVGGVQLPLALADLGLIDEYAFVVHPVIAGHGPTLFAGLRERLELELVDRQDFRSGAIALLYRPATA; this is translated from the coding sequence ATGAGGTCACTGCACTACGGGATCAACATCACCCTCGACGGCTGCGTGCATCACGAAGCGGGGATCGCCCCCGACGAGGAGTCGATGCGCTACTGGACCGCCCAGATCGACCGAGCAGACGCGCTGCTCTACGGCCGCGTCACCTACGAGATGATGGAGTCGGCCTGGCGCCGGCCGGCCTCGGGTGGGTGGCCGGACTGGATGAGCGAGTCCGACATCCCGTTCGCCGAGAGCATCGACCGCACGAAGAAGTATGTCGTGTCGAGCAACCTCGACGAGGTCGACTGGAACGCCGAACTCGTGCGGGGCGATCTCGAGCAGGCGGTGCGGAGGCTCAAGGAGGAGCCGGGAGAGAGCCTGTCCGTCGGGGGAGTGCAGCTGCCGCTGGCGCTCGCCGATCTGGGGCTGATCGACGAGTACGCGTTCGTGGTGCATCCGGTGATCGCCGGCCACGGCCCGACGCTGTTCGCGGGTCTGCGCGAGAGACTCGAGCTCGAGCTCGTCGACCGCCAGGACTTCCGCTCAGGAGCCATCGCCCTGCTCTACCGGCCCGCCACCGCGTGA
- a CDS encoding DUF433 domain-containing protein, producing MPLLDRIVVDPEIVHGRPAVRGTRVRVTDVLSLLAAGASEAEILEDYPYLTADDIRACLAYAAAQADHPILLAS from the coding sequence ATGCCCCTGTTGGATCGCATCGTCGTCGACCCGGAGATCGTGCACGGCCGTCCGGCCGTTCGCGGCACGCGCGTGCGTGTGACCGACGTTCTTTCACTCCTGGCTGCGGGCGCGTCCGAGGCGGAAATCCTCGAGGACTATCCCTACCTGACGGCAGACGACATCCGAGCCTGCCTCGCCTACGCGGCCGCTCAGGCCGATCACCCCATCCTGCTTGCTTCTTAG
- a CDS encoding DUF5615 family PIN-like protein: MRFLVDAQLPPALARMLSDHGHYSEHVTDIGPADASDRELWRYALENSAVLVTKDEDFPSMVALGGQAPAIVWIRVGNTRRYALLEWFEPLIDTVVEMIEAGNALIELR; this comes from the coding sequence GTGCGTTTCCTCGTCGACGCACAGCTGCCTCCCGCGCTGGCCCGCATGCTGTCCGATCACGGCCACTATTCGGAGCATGTGACGGACATCGGCCCAGCGGACGCGTCGGATCGAGAGCTGTGGAGGTACGCACTCGAGAACAGCGCGGTCCTCGTCACGAAGGACGAGGACTTCCCGAGCATGGTCGCTCTCGGCGGTCAGGCGCCGGCGATCGTGTGGATCCGCGTCGGCAACACGAGGCGCTACGCGCTGCTCGAGTGGTTCGAGCCCCTGATCGACACCGTGGTCGAGATGATCGAAGCCGGTAACGCCCTCATCGAACTCCGTTAG
- a CDS encoding PadR family transcriptional regulator: MDTTQLLKGVLDVAVLAVVQHDDGYGYDIVRRLRDAGLGDVGDASVYGTLRRLYAAGALSSYVVPSDGGPHRKYYAINAEGRDMLARQRTTWSDFAGAMSALLAETPPKKTALRTIGENK, from the coding sequence GTGGATACGACGCAACTGCTCAAGGGTGTGCTCGACGTGGCCGTGCTTGCGGTCGTGCAGCACGACGACGGGTACGGGTACGACATCGTGCGGCGCCTGCGCGACGCGGGGCTGGGCGACGTCGGTGACGCGTCGGTCTACGGAACGTTGCGCCGGCTCTACGCGGCGGGCGCGCTGTCGAGCTACGTGGTTCCCTCCGACGGGGGCCCGCATCGCAAGTACTACGCCATCAACGCCGAGGGTCGCGACATGCTGGCCCGCCAGCGCACCACCTGGTCCGACTTCGCGGGGGCCATGTCGGCCCTGCTGGCCGAGACCCCACCGAAGAAGACCGCGCTTCGCACGATCGGAGAGAACAAGTGA